A region of the Phoenix dactylifera cultivar Barhee BC4 chromosome 10, palm_55x_up_171113_PBpolish2nd_filt_p, whole genome shotgun sequence genome:
AGTACGACATCTTCGCGGCCCCGCTCCCCTTCGCTTGGTGCTTCGCCTTCTTGAATTCCTTCAGCAGGTTTCGCCACTTGTCCGTGCACATGGTCGGCGACCGGTCGAATCCCTTGTCCCTCATCTTCGCCGAGATCTGCTCCCACAAGTGCTTGTTCGACTTGGAGGTATTGAACAGCGCATCCATCTCCCGCCGGAGGCTTATAAGGCTCCGCGTCTCCTCCTGGACCCAGGTCTCAGCCCGCTTCTTGGGCGCCTTCACCTCGTGGTCCTCCCCGCTGCTGTCGGCCAAAATCATCTGCTGCTGCGGCTGCTGCTGAGGCGGCGGCAGGCCGCCATTGCCAGCGACCTGGATCATCATGCCGCGGCCGTCTTCTTTGTAGTAATCAACCGATCGAGGCTTGTCAGACAAGTACatgctcttccttcttccctgcTCCTCCTCGTCGCCGTCGTCCTCTCGACTCCGGAAGCAAGGGAGGACGGACTGGGAGAGGTATTGGTCTAGAGTGAGTAGAGACATCGGACCAAGATGAGAaatttggtatcaaaatggacttCCAGAAAACCAAAACCCATGTCTCAGATCACTCCAGAACAAGGGCTAGTAGATACCGACAGAATCTTaggaaagggaagaaaaagagatcAAGACAAAAGGAAAATTTGGGTTTCAGGGACAGGGGACAAGGAATTTCTAGTTGGGTTTTAGATGGGGTTTAGACAAGGGGAGAAGGGGAAGAGAGACCATTTCTTGGGATTAAGGATGGGTTTCAAGAtcgaaggagggagagagagtgagGAGGGATTGGGGAGGGTTTTGGGGTTGGAAAGGTGCGACCTTTTCTCTCCCTTAGGAGTGGGAGATTGGCGtgggagagggaaagggaggaAGCGTAGGAAGTTTGCGGAGAGTTTGGGCCTTGAGAAGTGTACTTTGTGTCCGGCTCTTACGAAAAGAGGTCGGccgcaatctctctctctctctctcactcactctcAAGAGGGAGTAGAAAGATTTTACGGCAAGGCCTCATAATTTTGTAGAAAGATTGCTTTCCCAATACTACTTGATGGTATAATATATGGTATATGCTAAATATACCATATTAGTACCGATAGATATCGGTACCAGTATGTTAGTATCGGTACGCTTGACGTACTGCTTACTATGCCATACTGATACTCGGTACGCCTATCTAGTGCGGCACCGATATAGagtccggtaccggtacgacGAATCTTGGTATAATgaataattgaccattggattcACCTCATAACTTTGAGATGCTATggcaagagaagaagaagactgaAAGATGCATTTCTCTGAGGAAGTAGAAAGTTTCTAATGTATCACTACATCAGAGCGGACCCAATTCGTAACCTATGTGAACTAGGAgatactgcagcacggattcATTAGAGCTGACTATAGGCCAATcctggtgcttgtgattagatttgaactcttagtctGACGAAGGCGTCAAGACTTAAATTAAGTCtcatatcggttatttgctggatagattttaggtacttatacatgattaagaaatccaaataatcccTTCCggatagccattttggatgaggtcctcgGTTGTTATACTTTGGATGTACATTAGTTTCTAAGCCTAAGCAACCTCAACATAAATGGGGAATGGCTTATGTAAAGAAACTGTTTTAACTTTAATACCACTTCCATCACATTGCCCAACTCGTCCTCAATATTGAAGACAAGTATTGCCTTGGACGGGatctgatgcgggatttgcaccccgacaccagcccgcacaccggccgagcagggaaagcatccgcgtcccttccagaggtattgtccgctttggggatcggGTGAACCGGCCCAGCGGCTGCCGCCCCCCCGCACGGTTTTGTCCCCATCAGGGCCCGCTCCAGGGATCGGGTGAACCGGCCCAGCGGCTGCCGCcccccctcacggttttgccccacaaaagggccctctggaggaaaggtttgcacctcctcattataaggcacagacctttccgttgattagccgatgtgggactaaactgggaaccccatcccataACACAGCCCCCCTAGCgagaaggtctgtgcgtggccgggtcccttcctctagcgccatctgatgcgggatttgcaccccgacaccagcccgcacaccggccgagcagggaaagcatccgcgtcccTTCCAGAGGTATTTTCCGCTTTGGGGATCGGGTGAACCGGCCCAGCGGCTGCTGCCCCCCCCGCACGGTTTTGTCCCCATCAGGGCCCGCTCCAGGGATCGGGTGAACCGGCCCAGCGGCTGCTGCCCCCCCGCACGGTTTTGTCCCCATCAGGGCCCGCTCCAGGGATCGGGTGAACCGGCCCAGCGGCTGCCGCCCCCcttcacggttttgccccacaaaagggccctctggaggaaaggtttgcacctcctcattataaggcacagacctttccgctgattagccgatgtgggactaaactgggaaccccatcccacaacaggatctatttTGTAAAtccttacaaaatattgagtaacAAGCTATAAGcattaagaagatcagcaaCTTTGAGATTTGTTGGAGTGTCAATGTTGATCATAGTTGGACTATTAAAAGTTCATGGATCATTTCAAATATCAATCTTTGTACCATCATGAATCATCCATGAAAATTTGAGAGGACAATTGAAGGAAACTTGTAGAGCTCCCTTCAGATTCTTGAAGATCTACTGTCAGCAATGGGATAACAAGCATATAGGACCAATAGACAATTAGCATGAACTAGAGAACTCAATAAGTTGTTCGATTCTAAACAATTTTAGCAGCCAATTTGGTCAATAGAGCATAATGCCGGGCACTGAGAGAAGGGACTCCGAAACCACGATTACTTAACGAAATGAATCCAACAACAGAGTACTCCTTAGCCAAAATAATTTCTCATTGAATGTTCAATTTCAGCCACAATCAACTTTGGAATCACCATATCTGCCATCAAATAGATTGAAATAGAAGCTATCAATAAGGACCAATTTCTCCATCATAGAAAGCCATCTCCGATCGATCATTCTGGAGGGCGACTTGGCCACAGCCGTCGGATGGATTCGAAGGGGGTCGAGGGATGAGAGCACAGACCATCCCCTGATCCGAGACATAGAGTTGATGATGAGAGATGGGggggcctttcaggccaagcatgtattcagatAAGCCAACGGGGCAGCTGACTAGGTGGCTGCCTACATGGCCCACCACTCAGGGTTTACCCTTTGGTCTGGGGAGGGGGAGTTGCCATTGGCACTCCGCGAGTTGTtgtattttgactttattgggtgtattcgtacacgtcttgtatgaagcacccgttttaagcaaaaaaaaaaaaaatgaagccaTCTCCATTTCTATCCTTTTGGTCTATCCATCACCTTTTGACTTAATGGACTGAAGTCGGAAGTTGGTAGCTTTTTATCAGTCAATGGAGCAATAGATACTTCTAAGGAGTATCACATTCAGAAATGCAAAGGATTGCGATTCTTGGGCTGAACGTAGCAATAGATTTAggtcctgtttgggggagcttttggagggccacaaagcactttttggccctccaaagtacttttagataaaaaatagtgtttggtaaaattttcggaaaactgttttagcttttgcgggaagctgaaagcagcttttggggagaagctccaagttggagctttccgaaaatgttgttttcagctttgtcaggtagctgttttttggaccaaaatacctccatttaaatctcactttttttccccaaaaccctcatcccgcctcttcctctctcacccatcctctccctctccctctccctctccctctattccttcttcctcttctttttttttttcttttttttttttgatttgggaGTTTGTGGCTACCCACGGTGGCAGGCTGGCAGCCATCATGCCGGCCGCCACCCATGGTCGGCGACCCctttatatttcaatgaaaaaaataataaataaataaataaataaaataaaataaataaaaaagaaaataataagtgagtggcaaataatttgatctaaataaataaaaaaatatattagtaattatttaaccaattttatcacctagctagaaaatttgttagatagataaatggtcattagaaggatgaaaaattaatttacactaataattataatattatatatatttattattgtattatactataaatattatattatattatattatatcataatacattgatatgttatgttaaataatttaatattatattaaattattattctataatacatgaTATTATAgtacaatattataataatattatagtacaatattataataatattatattacattacattaatattatactatatcatatatttatatattaatatatattatattttattatactctgttctataatactggtaatgtcctttatggtcattttgtcacacaaaagtattttatcagtttatttaccaaacacTTGTTAAAGTgccactttagaaatgtagttatcaaacagcaaacaactttttataaatgctatgtttcagacagctctacttccaaaaactCTACTACTAACAGTTTTCCCAAATAGGGCCTTATTAAGATTCACTCTTTGGCTTGAGGGTGACAATATTTGCTCTACAATACTCCTTAGTTTGCAAGCATTGCTCATAATAGACTTTGCAACCAAGATACAGTCACCTGCAAATAATATATGTATACAATGTATCCAAGGTTGTAAAAAAGTAAAGAGGTGATATGAAAATACAAGAAAATTGAAGTCCATGCTCAGGTATTGGGATAGAGTCACAACCTTTGAGTGTTTGTATAAACTTGTAGAGATAGTATGTGCATTGCATATGTTGAATACTAGATAAACTTATATATTGAATACTAGCCAATCttttatatgtatataaagCAAGGGATGGGGAAACCATCCAGTCTCATTAAGATAGGAAAGaaataaaacaagaaaaatgacAAAAACAAATAGAATACAAAAATAGGGACGAGAGAAGGAAAAATGAATTAAAAAAGAGAAGATAGAGAAGAGGTtagttctctttttctttttctttttcttttttttttttttttgggggggggggggagtagGGGAGATAGTATATGCACATGTGTAATATATAGCTGCAAATGAGTTGGgttgacccgtgacccgacccaATTTAAAGGACCCGCAGGGCCAGATCAggttctaaaattggacccgttcAATTTTTTGAGTCAAGACTGGGTTTACTAAATTTTTACCTGACCTGACCTGACCCGTTTGATTTTTGAAACAATTTTGGATTTTCTACCCTGTGACCCAACCCAACCAAACTAGAACTTGGTACACCGTTAGGGCCTATAGCGGTCCTTAAGGATCTCTAACTTTATTTCTCTAATCTCTTCTTGTGTTTGAGAATGAGAGGAATGGAAAAGACCGTCTTTTGTATACTATCGAATGGCATAAATTTTACATTAAGACTTATGTTGGCATATTAAATGAGAACACCCATTCCCTTAAGAAAGAAGTTCAGACTAATGAAAGGCAAAATAGAGTATAATTTTTCTACGTGGAAGAAGATGGATACATGATGAGTCCTTTGTAACTATTGAACTTTGTCATGTGTCATTATCAAAACTATATTCCTC
Encoded here:
- the LOC103723309 gene encoding trihelix transcription factor GT-1 isoform X2, encoding MSLLTLDQYLSQSVLPCFRSREDDGDEEEQGRRKSMYLSDKPRSVDYYKEDGRGMMIQVAGNGGLPPPQQQPQQQMILADSSGEDHEVKAPKKRAETWVQEETRSLISLRREMDALFNTSKSNKHLWEQISAKMRDKGFDRSPTMCTDKWRNLLKEFKKAKHQAKGSGAAKMSYYKELDEMLKERSKNAAYKSPPASKVDSYLQFSDKGLDDANISYGSVEGNGRSTLNVDRRLDHERNPLAITAADEVATNGVPPWSWRDTPANGGDNRTSYGGRVISIKWGDYTRKIGIDGSTEAIKDAIKSAFGIRTKRAFWLEDEDEVVRSLDRDMPLGTYTLHLDDG